The Cryomorphaceae bacterium 1068 region GCACAAGGAGACGGGCATGCCCGGAACTTCTCGTTACATCACTACCAAGAATAGAAAAAACACTCCGGACAGAATGGAGCTCAAGAAGTACAATCCTATCTTGAAGAAAAAGACTGTCCACAAGGAGATTAAATAATACTGAGTCATGGCAAAGAAGACCGTAGCAACACTCCAGACAGGTGGCGGAAAGAACCACTCAAAAGTGATTAAGATGATAAAGTCTAAATCAGGTTCTTACAGCTTTCGTGAAGAAATCGTAACCAACGATAAAGTGGGCGACTTCTTCAAAGAAGACAAATAGTCCTCCATGTAATAATTTTACAAGCCTTTTTCCAAAATTCGGAAAAAGGCTTTTTGTGTTTTAATAGATCAAAGCATGGGAATCTTTAATTTTTTCTCGAAAGACAAGAAGGAAAAGCTTGACGAAGGTTTGGAAAAAACCAAAACCGGTCTGTTTTCCAAACTTACCAAAGCCGTCGCCGGAAAGTCAAAGGTTGACGAAGAAGTGCTCGATGAACTCGAGGAGATCTTGATCTCTTCGGACGTTGGAGTGAATACTACGCTCAAAATCATAGAGCGCATCGAAGAGCGAGTAGCCAAGGATAAATACCTCGGTACAGGAGAACTCGACAAGATTCTTCGTGAAGAAATAGCTGCTTTGCTTGAAGAGAATAATTCAGGAGTTGCCACTGAATATTCTGTTCCTGATACCCATAAGCCTTATGTGATCATGGTAGTGGGTGTGAACGGAGTTGGTAAAACGACCACTATCGGAAAGTTGGCTTATCAGTTTAAGAAGATCGGAAAGAAAGTTGTGTTAGGAGCAGCTGATACTTTCCGTGCGGCAGCGGTAGATCAACTCATTATATGGTCTG contains the following coding sequences:
- the rpmG gene encoding 50S ribosomal protein L33; translation: MAKKGNRVQVILECTEHKETGMPGTSRYITTKNRKNTPDRMELKKYNPILKKKTVHKEIK
- a CDS encoding DUF4295 domain-containing protein; the protein is MAKKTVATLQTGGGKNHSKVIKMIKSKSGSYSFREEIVTNDKVGDFFKEDK
- the ftsY gene encoding signal recognition particle-docking protein FtsY; the encoded protein is MGIFNFFSKDKKEKLDEGLEKTKTGLFSKLTKAVAGKSKVDEEVLDELEEILISSDVGVNTTLKIIERIEERVAKDKYLGTGELDKILREEIAALLEENNSGVATEYSVPDTHKPYVIMVVGVNGVGKTTTIGKLAYQFKKIGKKVVLGAADTFRAAAVDQLIIWSERAGVPIVSQGMGADPASVAFDTLQSAVTQNADVVLIDTAGRLHNKVNLMNELTKIRRVMDKIVPGAPHEVLLVLDGSTGQNAIEQARQFTKATEVTALALTKIDGTAKGGVVIGISDEFKIPVKYIGVGEGMEHLQVFNKYEFVDSLFSK